In a single window of the Streptomyces sp. CGMCC 4.7035 genome:
- a CDS encoding DMT family transporter has product MDTPSASFAPLVPGMVGMVLVGSSVTISHTLVDAPLFTAQAVRYAAAAVILLVMARLAGARMVWPRGREWLWLAGIAVTGLALFNVAVVRGVAHAEPAVVAVAVACAPVVLGVAGPLLERRRPSRQVLLAAPVVVAGAVLVEGTGRTDAVGVAWAALALGCEAAFTLLAVPVLRRHGSWGVSVHTVWLGGVMLAVLGWTVEGPSAARELSAAQWAAVGYLALLVTAVAFVLWYSTVRTVGAGRAGLLTGIAPLAAAAAGAVSGSGAPGRSVWLGIAVVIAGLVGGLRPRDVAAMDITDTDRQGAAARPSTSVRSR; this is encoded by the coding sequence ATGGACACACCTTCCGCTTCGTTCGCCCCGCTCGTCCCCGGCATGGTCGGCATGGTGCTCGTCGGCAGCAGCGTCACCATTTCGCACACCCTCGTCGATGCCCCGCTGTTCACCGCCCAGGCCGTCCGGTACGCGGCCGCCGCCGTGATCCTGCTGGTCATGGCCCGGCTCGCGGGGGCCCGTATGGTCTGGCCGCGAGGCCGGGAATGGCTGTGGCTGGCCGGAATCGCGGTCACCGGGCTGGCCCTGTTCAACGTGGCCGTGGTCCGGGGCGTCGCACACGCGGAGCCCGCGGTGGTCGCCGTCGCGGTGGCCTGCGCGCCGGTGGTGCTCGGTGTGGCCGGCCCGCTGCTGGAGCGTCGGAGGCCGAGCCGGCAGGTCCTGCTGGCAGCGCCCGTCGTCGTGGCAGGCGCGGTGCTGGTGGAGGGGACCGGCCGGACCGACGCCGTCGGGGTGGCCTGGGCGGCGCTGGCCCTTGGCTGCGAGGCCGCGTTCACGCTGCTCGCGGTGCCGGTGCTGCGGCGGCACGGCTCGTGGGGGGTGTCCGTGCACACGGTCTGGCTGGGTGGCGTGATGCTGGCCGTCCTCGGCTGGACGGTGGAAGGGCCGTCGGCCGCACGGGAGTTGTCCGCGGCACAGTGGGCGGCCGTCGGCTACCTGGCGCTGCTGGTGACGGCGGTCGCCTTCGTGCTCTGGTACTCGACGGTGCGCACCGTCGGGGCCGGGCGGGCCGGGCTGCTCACAGGCATCGCGCCACTCGCCGCGGCGGCCGCCGGAGCCGTCTCGGGCAGCGGCGCGCCAGGGCGGTCGGTATGGCTGGGCATCGCCGTGGTGATCGCCGGTCTGGTCGGGGGCCTGCGGCCCCGTGACGTTGCCGCCATGGACATCACGGATACGGATCGCCAGGGCGCGGCGGCACGCCCGTCCACCTCGGTGCGCTCCAGGTAG
- the pdxR gene encoding MocR-like pyridoxine biosynthesis transcription factor PdxR — MDVMGRSTTPPSEGSKRPGPMPDPAPGPVSHACPASTPPALDEPRASGSTAAPRTPADGTPTPGSDFLQLDIGQAPPGGRTAWLADRLRSAIADGRLPVGARLPASRVLADELRVTRGVVTEAYRRLAESGQIAGRGRLGTVVVAAPAASRGGPAPGTGPGPALFGSADREGVVDALRALPCRIDLSPGVPDLAAFPRAGWLRAERAVLASVTPADFGYGDPQGAPALRRAVVGWLARNRGIRADPAEVVVVAGVAQALGLLGQILREDGIRRIAVEDPGSLGARQQLEYGGHTVVPVPVDAGGLDVGALRASGARAVLLTPAHQFPTGVVLDGERRRELLSWAADGGVVIEDDYDAEHRYDRPPVPALRSLMPEGVCYAGSVSKLLAPALRVGWLLVPPDRLDAVVAAKRYADLGNGILTQLVLARLMDSGELERHLRHVRRRHRRRRDVMLRAVEEHLPGARVHGAAAGLHLMVTFEDRPGGVRGRGFDDVDLAAAALDRGVKVHPLSWHRISPGPPGLVLGYAAGPAHEIEEGIALLGAALRGRLS, encoded by the coding sequence ATGGACGTCATGGGCAGGTCCACAACCCCGCCGAGCGAGGGGTCCAAACGCCCCGGCCCGATGCCTGATCCGGCCCCCGGACCGGTGTCGCACGCGTGCCCCGCGAGCACGCCGCCGGCCCTGGATGAGCCGCGGGCCTCGGGGTCGACGGCGGCCCCGCGCACCCCGGCGGACGGCACGCCGACCCCCGGTTCGGACTTCCTCCAGCTGGACATCGGCCAGGCGCCGCCCGGTGGACGCACCGCCTGGCTCGCCGACCGGCTGCGGTCGGCCATCGCCGACGGCCGGCTGCCCGTCGGAGCGCGGCTGCCGGCCAGCCGGGTGCTCGCCGACGAGCTGCGCGTCACCCGGGGCGTGGTCACCGAGGCCTACCGGCGGCTCGCCGAGTCCGGACAGATCGCCGGCCGCGGCAGGCTCGGCACGGTGGTCGTGGCGGCGCCCGCCGCGTCCCGGGGCGGCCCCGCCCCCGGCACGGGGCCCGGGCCCGCGCTCTTCGGCTCGGCCGACCGCGAGGGCGTGGTCGACGCCCTGCGCGCACTGCCTTGCCGGATCGATCTCTCCCCGGGCGTCCCCGACCTTGCCGCCTTCCCCCGCGCCGGCTGGCTGCGCGCCGAACGCGCCGTCCTTGCGAGCGTCACCCCGGCCGACTTCGGCTACGGCGACCCCCAGGGCGCCCCCGCCCTCCGCCGGGCCGTCGTCGGCTGGCTGGCCCGCAACCGTGGCATCCGCGCCGACCCGGCCGAGGTCGTGGTGGTCGCGGGTGTGGCGCAGGCCCTGGGCCTGCTCGGCCAGATCCTGCGGGAGGACGGAATCCGCCGCATCGCCGTCGAGGACCCCGGATCGCTCGGGGCGCGCCAGCAGTTGGAGTACGGCGGCCACACGGTCGTGCCCGTTCCCGTGGACGCCGGCGGCCTCGACGTCGGTGCGCTGCGCGCCAGTGGCGCCCGGGCGGTGCTGCTGACTCCGGCCCATCAGTTCCCCACCGGCGTCGTCCTCGACGGGGAACGCCGCCGCGAGCTGCTGAGCTGGGCGGCCGACGGCGGGGTGGTGATCGAGGACGACTACGACGCCGAGCACCGCTACGACCGGCCGCCGGTGCCGGCGCTGCGCTCGCTCATGCCCGAAGGCGTCTGCTACGCGGGCAGCGTCTCCAAACTGCTCGCGCCCGCGCTCCGGGTCGGGTGGCTCCTCGTACCACCGGACCGGCTGGACGCCGTCGTGGCCGCCAAGCGGTACGCCGACCTGGGCAACGGCATCCTCACCCAGCTCGTCCTCGCCCGACTGATGGACTCGGGGGAGCTGGAACGGCACCTGCGCCATGTCCGGCGGCGCCACCGTCGGCGCCGGGACGTGATGCTGCGGGCCGTCGAGGAACACCTGCCCGGTGCCCGCGTGCACGGGGCGGCCGCCGGACTGCACCTCATGGTCACCTTCGAAGACCGGCCTGGCGGGGTGCGCGGCCGTGGCTTCGACGACGTCGACCTCGCCGCGGCTGCCCTCGACCGGGGCGTCAAGGTGCACCCGCTGTCCTGGCACCGGATCAGCCCGGGCCCGCCCGGCCTGGTACTCGGCTACGCGGCGGGCCCCGCCCACGAGATCGAGGAGGGCATCGCTCTCCTCGGTGCCGCCCTGCGAGGCCGACTTTCATGA